The sequence TCCGGCGTCACCCTGCTGGGCCAAGGCGAGGCCGCGATAGAACCGCGCCCTGGGCTCGTCGGGATCGATCCGAAGCGCCTTATCGAAGGCCTCGCGCGCCGCGGGGATGACACTTCCATCATTGGCCTCGACCAGGGCCTCGCCATAAGCCGAGATCAGCTCCGGCTCCTCAGGAGCGAGCGCCACCGCCTTGCCGAAGGCGCGCGCCGCCTCCTTGGGCTTGCGGAGGGACATGAGCCCGCGGCCGAGCCGCGTCCATTCCGCGGCACTGCTGCTGCCGTCGATGAGACGCCGCTCCAGCTCGGCCACCAGAGACGCCGGATCCTGCCGCTCCTCGCTCGAGGCCGACGGCCGCGCGGACAGCGGTTGATCCGGCATGTCCGGCCAGCCGAGGCGAAGATAGAGAAGGATGGCAAGCCCCGGCATGAGCAAGGCGAGGAGCGAAGCGGTCGCCAGCCTGACGCGCCGGCTATCGTTCTTTGGCGCGGGCACGGCCGTGGCGGCTTCGCGGAGGATCCGGCGCTCGATCTCGAGCTTGGCGGCGGCGGCCTCGCCGTCGCCGAGACGGCCTGCCACCCGATCGCGCTCGAGCTCTGCCAGCTGATCCAGATAGACCGCGATCCCGTGGGCGCTGGCATTCGGCGCAGGTGTGCGGCCGCGAAGGAGCGGCCATCCCACGACCAGCACGACCAGGGCGGTCATCAGCGCGATCGCAAACCAGAAGATCACGGCACCGATGCTTTAGGAATGGGTTGACGTCACGGGGTCTTGCTCGGCTCTCGCCATTGCCCGCTCCGCTTCAGGGCCTCGGCCACTTCCGGCGGCATGTATTTCTCATCGTGCTTGGCCAGCACAGTCTGTGCATGGAATACGCCGTTTTTGAGGCTGCCTTCCGCCACCACGCCTTGGCCCTCGCGGAACAGATCGGGAAGAATTCCGGAATAGGTGACGGGAATGCCGCTGGCGCCGTCGGTCACGCGAAAATCGGTGGTGACGCCGTCGGCGCGCCGCTTCACGCTGTCCGGCTCGACCAGGCCGCCTAAGCGAAACCGCCGGTCCGGCGGTACCTGCTTCGCCATGGCTTCGCTGGGGCTGTAGAAGAACACCAGGCTGTCCTCGAAGGCGGTGAGCACCAGGGCCGTCGCCGAGCCCAAGAACGCCATTCCAATGATCAGCAGCAGCAGGCGACGCCGCTTACGCGTCATCGGTTCCTGCCTCGGCGGTGCCGCTGGGACGCCCGCGGCCGGGCGCTTCGAGCCGGACGAGCTCGGCGCGCCGACGCCGCACACGCCGCAGCGTATCGATGAGCAAGAGGACGAGCACCGCCGCGGTCACCCCGTAGGCCGGCCACACGAAGCCGGCATAGCCGCCCATGGCGAGGAATTGGCTGAACGTATTCATCTCCGACCACACATAGCGCGCACCCGTCTCAGCACCAAGCCTCCCTGGTGTCCCGCCCCTGAAATTCGTCCGCGAATTTCAGGGACAAGCCGGCCACTAATCTATCGAATCTAGTGTGATTCAGATTCCGAAGTTCGCCGACGAACTTCGGAATCATCACACTAGCTCCCAGGGATTCCAGCAGGCTGGGATTATCCCGGTACTTGTGCGAGCCTCATTTTACCATGTCCCGCGCCAACACCCGAATTCCCCATCTCGACGATGTGGTGCTGCAGGCTCTCGACCTGCATGCCTCCTATGTCATTCCGGCCATGAGGCTGCCGAAGGCGCGCCGCCGCCTGATCGTCGCCAGCGGCAATGCGCTGCCGACCGGGCGGATCCTGTTCGCCGAGGAGTGCGCTGTTTTCGCGAGCGAGAGCCAATACGGGCGGCTGCTGGAACGGGAGCCCGACATCGATCACGCTGTCGTGATCTCGGCCTCCGGCACCAAGCATGCGCCGAGGATCATCGGCGATCTCATCCGGCGCGGGCTCAAGCCCTACCTCATCACCTGCGAGCCGCACTCCCCGGCCGCGGCGCTCATCGATGCCGCATGCGTGCTGGCGACACGGAGCCTGCCCGAGCCGCTCACCTACAACACCTCCACATATCTCGGCATGATGCTGGCCAAGACCCGCGAGGAGCCAGCCGGCATCAAGCGATTCATCCTCGACGAGGTGGCGCCCCGTCTGCCGGATCTTGCACCCTACCGAGCCTTCTACCTCATGCTCCGCTCCCAGTTCGAGGTGCAGCAGCCGATGTTCGTGACCAAGTTCGACGAGCTCTTCGGCGGTCGCCTCGCCGGTCGCTGCTATACCGTCGATCAGACCATGCACGGCAAGACCGTCGTCTCTTGGGAGAAGGAACTGTTCATCGCATTTGGTTGCGAGAATGAGGATTTCGGCAACGCACGTCTCGCGGTCCCGTTGCCGCATGAGGCAGGTTTCGCGCAGATGATGGCGGTCGGCTACTACGTCATCGGGCGCATCCAGGCCTCGAAGCCGGCTTGGTTCAAGGAGCATGTCGCAAGCTACGCGCTGCAGCAGCAGCGTCTGTTCCAGAAGCGGGGCTAGCCGCGGGTCTCAAGGAGCCTGAGGGCGCGGATCCGGCGGGCGGCGATCGCTGCTTCCACGCGCAAGATGAGCAGGCTCGCGAACAAGGCGGTGAAGCCGACGGCCATGGCCAAGAGCGGCACCAGCATCGCCGTGTCGATCGCCGGCGCATCGAAGCGGGTGATCGAGGCCGGCTGGTGCAAGGTGTTCCACCAGTCGACCGAGAACTTGACGATGGGCACGTTGACCCAGCCGACCAGCGCCAGAATGGACGCGGCCTTGGCGCCGCGGCTGGGATCGTCGAAGGCATGCGCCAGCGCGATATATCCGAGATAGAGGAAGAACAGCACCAGGACCGAGGTGAGCCGCGCGTCCCACACCCACCAGGTGCCCCACATGGGCTGACCCCATAGCGCCCCGGTCACCAGGCAGATGAAGGTGAAGGCGGCGCCGATCGGTGCGGCGGCCTCGGCGACGAGCTCGGCCACCGGGTGCTTCCAGACGAGCGCCGTGGCGCTCGCCACCGCCATGGTGGTGTAGACGAACATCGCCATCCACGCGGACGGCACATGCACATACATGATGCGCACGGTCTCGCCCTGCTGATAGTCGGCGGGTGAGGCAAAGAGGCCGAGAGTGAGCCCGGCGGCGATCGCGACGGCGGCAATCGCGCTGGTCCATGGCA comes from Pseudomonadota bacterium and encodes:
- the ccmI gene encoding c-type cytochrome biogenesis protein CcmI; amino-acid sequence: MIFWFAIALMTALVVLVVGWPLLRGRTPAPNASAHGIAVYLDQLAELERDRVAGRLGDGEAAAAKLEIERRILREAATAVPAPKNDSRRVRLATASLLALLMPGLAILLYLRLGWPDMPDQPLSARPSASSEERQDPASLVAELERRLIDGSSSAAEWTRLGRGLMSLRKPKEAARAFGKAVALAPEEPELISAYGEALVEANDGSVIPAAREAFDKALRIDPDEPRARFYRGLALAQQGDAGLAVDAWLALELDSPADALWLPVLKARLEETARAGRIDLEERRASLREANPAAAPASTGAGVPVDPAARGAMIRAMVDGLAERLKQEPGDLEGWRRLARSYAVLGEREKALEAHTEAIRLAPDRIDVLLDYAHTIYPPGKTSGPLPDAFVSTMRRVLRLAPENPEALFFVGEAEAEAGNKARAGELWRKLLAQLDPASPTHGAIRKRIDGLAVTN
- a CDS encoding heme ABC transporter permease, encoding MHRFANPARFQRLGRSLLPWTSAIAAVAIAAGLTLGLFASPADYQQGETVRIMYVHVPSAWMAMFVYTTMAVASATALVWKHPVAELVAEAAAPIGAAFTFICLVTGALWGQPMWGTWWVWDARLTSVLVLFFLYLGYIALAHAFDDPSRGAKAASILALVGWVNVPIVKFSVDWWNTLHQPASITRFDAPAIDTAMLVPLLAMAVGFTALFASLLILRVEAAIAARRIRALRLLETRG
- the ccmD gene encoding heme exporter protein CcmD translates to MNTFSQFLAMGGYAGFVWPAYGVTAAVLVLLLIDTLRRVRRRRAELVRLEAPGRGRPSGTAEAGTDDA
- the ccmE gene encoding cytochrome c maturation protein CcmE, producing MTRKRRRLLLLIIGMAFLGSATALVLTAFEDSLVFFYSPSEAMAKQVPPDRRFRLGGLVEPDSVKRRADGVTTDFRVTDGASGIPVTYSGILPDLFREGQGVVAEGSLKNGVFHAQTVLAKHDEKYMPPEVAEALKRSGQWREPSKTP